One window of the Ammospiza nelsoni isolate bAmmNel1 chromosome 17, bAmmNel1.pri, whole genome shotgun sequence genome contains the following:
- the TXNDC11 gene encoding thioredoxin domain-containing protein 11 isoform X2 encodes MQEAEAFLLFSCDTLVPSKPGVVGFFEFNASPQPPGYLTFFTSALHSLKKDYLGTMRFGVVTDKRVAEEISLVHSGSVYLHRHANTSLIYPKDIMNFTAENICKWALENREMLIRWLRPHGGKSLLLNNELKKGPALLIFIPYNPLAEIHPLLDEITKVALEYHKCNKSQAAEADIQPAGDSDSPAFDSSVTDAQLKFSETFPIAKYPCCNTVVLPQWHSISRTHNVCELCVNQTLGVKPNKVHVPHCNFLEIEAALDSFYLQEHTFFQVISNTIECSNFLSFYSPFSYYTACCRTVNRHFLSLMSSEKTIFETPKVAFSSHGKKDNTQFSIPHIEDRNCFIPDLNISSMNITGLSCRTNKTLNLYLLDSNLFWIYAERLGASRSTHLKEFAAIVDLKEEVHYVLDQNQSLVGPTLETFIKNFSVLYSPLKRHLVDDPSVHFDEEHVVTEVTTSTFHQTVFLSAKNVLLLYYAQWCGFCASLNHIFIQLARLLPPDSFTVARIDVTRNDLPWEFMTDRLPTILFFPHQRKEQSVKFPEDFSVNLPNLLKFILHHSSLSPSEPCTKECLHRESVLQQGHISHLEREIQKLRSEISALHQAHDQLEAQLSEARREEQRLQQQKHTLEKQHKTLQLHSEQLQATYDQKNQELLEMAEKLQELADASENLLKENALLRILVASRGGKLQSKDEIEEPLQSEQTLPEDNDISLSTATAALEEKRIDNIDTIETEHSSGNRTE; translated from the exons CCTGGAGTTGTGGGATTTTTTGAGTTCAATGCTTCACCTCAACCGCCTGGTTATTTAACATTCTTCACATCAGCATTACATTCATTAAAGAAAG ATTACCTTGGCACAATGCGCTTTGGCGTGGTCACGGATAAGCGTGTGGCAGAGGAGATCTCCCTGGTGCACTCTGGCAGTGTGTATTTGCACAGACATGCCAACACATCTCTT ATCTATCCAAAAGATATCATGAACTTCACTGCTGAGAACATTTGCAAGTGGGCTCTGGAAAATCGGGAGATGCTCATCCGCTGGCTGAGACCTCATGGTGGGAAAAGCCTTCTTCTAAACAATGAGCTGAAGAAAGGACCAGCACTTCTCATATTTATACCTTATAACCCCCTAGCAGAAATTCATCCTCTTTTAGATGAA ATTACCAAAGTGGCCTTGGAATACCACAAGTGTAATAAAAGCCAGGCAGCTGAGGCAGACATTCAGCCTGCAGGAGACTCTGATTCACCAGCTTTTGATTCCTCAGTGACAGATGCACAGCTGAAGTTCTCTGAAACGTTTCCCATAGCCAAGTACCCGTGCTGTAACACGGTGGTGCTTCCACAGTGGCACTCCATCTCCAGAACCCACAATGTCTGTGAGCTCTGTGTTAACCAGACTCTTGGTGTCAAACCAAATAAAGTCCATGTGCCACACTGTAACTTTTTAGAGATAGAAGCAGCTCTGGACTCTTTCTACCTCCAGGAACATACTTTTTTCCAAGTAATATCAAATACCATAGAATGCAGCAATTTCTTAAGTTTCTATAGTCCCTTTAGCTATTACACTGCATGTTGCAGGACAGTAAACAGGCATTTTTTAAGTCTCATGAGTTCTGAGAAGACCATCTTTGAGACCCCCAAAGTAGCATTTTCTTCCCATGGGAAGAAAGATAACACTCAATTTTCTATTCCTCACATTGAGGATAGGAATTGTTTTATTCCTGACCTTAATATTAGTAGCATGAACATTACTGGTCTGAGCTGCAGGACCAACAAAACCTTGAATCTCTATCTACTGGATTCAAATCTTTTTTGGATATATGCAGAGAGACTAGGAGCATCAAGATCTACTCATCTTAAGGAATTTGCTGCCATTGTTGACCTGAAAGAAGAAGTGCACTATGTTCTGGACCAGAATCAGTCACTTGTTGGACCTACCCTAG AGACCTTCATTAAAAACTTCAGCGTTCTCTACAGTCCCTTGAAAAGGCATCTGGTTGATGACCCTTCAGTCCATTTTGATGAGGAGCATGTGGTGACTGAAGTGACCACGagcaccttccaccagaccgTGTTCCTGAGTGCCAAG aaTGTCTTGCTGCTGTATTATGCACAGTGGTGTGGATTCTGTGCTTCTCTTAATCACATCTTTATTCAACTTGCTCGGCTTTTGCCTCCTGACAGTTTCACTGTGGCAAG AATTGATGTGACTCGAAATGACCTTCCCTGGGAATTTATGACAGACCGTCTCCcaaccattttattttttcctcatcagAG GAAGGAGCAAAGTGTGAAGTTCCCTGAAGACTTTTCAGTTAACCTTCCCAATCTCCTGAAATTCATTTTACATCATTCAAGTCTTTCTCCATCAGAGCCCTGTACCAAAGAATGCCTACATAGAGAGTCAGTTCTACAGCAAGGACACATCTCACACTTGGAGAGAGAAATTCAGAAGTTGAGATCAGAAATCAGTGCCCTTCATCAGGCCCATGACCAGCTTGAAGCACAGCTCTCTGAAgccaggagagaggagcagagactgcagcagcaaaaacacacactggaaaagcagcacaagaCTCTGCAGCTCCACAGTGAGCAATTACAGGCCACATATGACCAGAAGAATCAAGAATTGTTAGAAATGGCTGAAAAGCTTCAAGAATTAGCTGATGCATCAGAAAACCTCCTTAAAGAAAATGCTTTACTGAGAATTCTGGTGGCATCAAGAGGAGGAAAGCTACAGAGCAAAGATGAAATTGAAGAACCCCTTCAATCTGAGCAAACACTTCCTGAAGATAATGATATATCACTTTCAACAGCTACTGCTGctttagaggaaaaaaggatTGATAATATTGATACCATAGAGACAGAGCACAGTAGTGGAAATAGGACAGAATAA